A region from the Longimicrobium sp. genome encodes:
- a CDS encoding rod shape-determining protein: MPDIAVDLGTANTLIQVKGRGIVLNEPSVVAVERGSGKVRAIGLEAKRMLGRTPEGIVAIRPMRDGVIADVDMAELMLRHYLGTVLPRGLFRIKPRVVIGVPSGITEMERRAVRSAVAAAGAKEVFLISEPMAAAIGVGLPVLSPHGSMVVNVGGGTTEIGVIALSGIVADASIRVGGNEFDEAIMAFVRKSYNLLIGEATAESIKIQVGSARATGQEREMDVNGRDLVSGIPKTIRVYSEEIREAIQEPVQAIVGAVRRALEVTPPELAADIVDEGITMTGGGALIKGLDALLADETGLPIHLDSEPLSCVVRGAGMVLDEWEKYQSVLTR; encoded by the coding sequence GTGCCCGACATCGCGGTAGACCTCGGCACCGCCAACACGCTGATCCAGGTCAAGGGGCGGGGGATCGTCCTCAACGAGCCCTCGGTGGTGGCCGTGGAGCGCGGCTCGGGGAAGGTGCGCGCCATCGGCCTGGAGGCCAAGCGCATGCTCGGGCGCACCCCCGAGGGGATCGTGGCCATCCGCCCCATGCGCGACGGCGTGATCGCCGACGTGGACATGGCCGAGCTGATGCTGCGCCACTACCTGGGCACGGTGCTCCCGCGCGGCCTCTTCCGCATCAAGCCCCGGGTGGTGATCGGGGTGCCCTCGGGGATCACCGAGATGGAGCGGCGGGCGGTGCGCTCGGCGGTGGCGGCGGCGGGGGCCAAGGAGGTGTTCCTGATCTCGGAGCCGATGGCGGCGGCGATCGGGGTGGGGCTGCCGGTGCTCTCCCCGCACGGGAGCATGGTGGTGAACGTGGGCGGCGGGACCACCGAGATCGGGGTGATCGCGCTGTCGGGGATCGTGGCCGACGCGTCGATCCGCGTGGGCGGCAACGAGTTCGACGAGGCGATCATGGCCTTCGTCCGCAAGAGCTACAACCTGCTGATCGGCGAGGCGACGGCGGAGAGCATCAAGATCCAGGTGGGCTCGGCGCGGGCCACGGGGCAGGAGCGCGAGATGGACGTGAACGGCCGCGACCTGGTGAGCGGCATCCCCAAGACCATCCGCGTCTACTCGGAGGAGATCCGCGAGGCGATCCAGGAGCCGGTGCAGGCCATCGTGGGCGCCGTCCGCCGCGCGCTGGAGGTGACGCCGCCGGAGCTGGCCGCCGACATCGTGGACGAGGGGATCACCATGACCGGCGGCGGCGCGCTGATCAAGGGCCTCGACGCGCTGCTCGCCGACGAGACGGGGCTGCCGATCCACCTGGACAGCGAGCCGCTCTCCTGCGTGGTGCGCGGCGCCGGGATGGTGCTGGACGAGTGGGAGAAGTACCAGAGCGTGCTGACGCGGTAG
- the apaG gene encoding Co2+/Mg2+ efflux protein ApaG → MMFFHRETQGIRISAQPFYVAEHSDPEEARYVYAYRMRIENVGQETAQLVWRHWIIHDPVAGNSEVEGEGVVGEQPTIGPGDVHEYQSFCILEGPQGSMEGSYEFRRPDGSRFRAEIPHFLLRTYSA, encoded by the coding sequence ATGATGTTCTTCCACCGGGAGACGCAAGGGATCCGCATCAGCGCGCAGCCGTTCTACGTGGCCGAGCACTCCGACCCCGAGGAGGCGCGCTACGTGTACGCCTACCGCATGCGCATCGAGAACGTGGGGCAGGAGACGGCGCAGCTCGTCTGGCGGCACTGGATCATCCACGACCCCGTGGCCGGCAACAGCGAGGTGGAGGGCGAGGGCGTGGTGGGCGAGCAGCCCACCATCGGCCCCGGCGACGTGCACGAGTACCAGAGCTTCTGCATCCTGGAGGGCCCCCAGGGCTCCATGGAAGGCTCCTACGAGTTCCGCCGCCCCGACGGCTCCCGCTTCCGGGCCGAGATCCCCCACTTCCTCCTGCGCACCTACTCGGCGTAG
- a CDS encoding adenine phosphoribosyltransferase has protein sequence MDHLKALIRDVPDFPVEGILFRDVTPLLRDAAALREVVHLFAQRYRKANVDVVAGIESRGFIFGAPLAVELGVGFVPIRKLGKLPAERVRREYALEYGTNVLEMHVDAIRPGERVLLVDDLLATGGTARASVELIQHVGGEVVSVAFLIELEFLNGRRGLEGHDVFSLVRY, from the coding sequence GTGGACCACCTGAAGGCGCTGATCCGCGACGTGCCGGACTTTCCCGTGGAGGGGATCCTCTTCCGCGACGTGACGCCGCTCTTGCGCGACGCGGCGGCGCTGCGCGAGGTGGTGCACCTGTTCGCCCAGCGCTATCGCAAGGCGAACGTCGACGTGGTGGCGGGGATCGAGTCGCGCGGGTTCATCTTCGGGGCGCCGCTGGCGGTGGAGCTGGGGGTGGGGTTCGTACCCATCCGCAAGCTGGGGAAGCTGCCGGCGGAGCGGGTGCGCCGCGAGTACGCGCTGGAGTACGGCACCAACGTGCTGGAGATGCACGTCGACGCCATCCGGCCCGGCGAGCGGGTGCTGCTGGTCGACGACCTGCTGGCCACCGGCGGCACCGCCCGCGCCAGCGTGGAGCTGATCCAGCACGTGGGGGGCGAGGTGGTGTCGGTGGCCTTCCTGATCGAGCTGGAGTTCCTGAACGGGCGCCGGGGGCTGGAGGGACACGACGTGTTCTCGC